A genomic stretch from Ooceraea biroi isolate clonal line C1 chromosome 3, Obir_v5.4, whole genome shotgun sequence includes:
- the LOC105275709 gene encoding DNA-directed RNA polymerase III subunit RPC1: protein MVKEQFRETNIASEVANISFGVDSMHDMLLQANVEVIAKNLYNEDTSRTPIQHGALDRRMGASSMNTGHECKTCGKKLNDCMGHFGYLNLELPVFHVGYFKSIVQILQMICKRCAHILLTPEEKKFYLRKVQKPSLTYLERKALRKKVWEKAKKRTECPNCKSNNGPVKKASFLKIIHEKYKNLKKTDPVVQDKLSEFSTIMERDREFQSIVDQNYRSVLTETLYPNMVRKLFSRIPDGDIYLLLMNPDSGSPVDLILTRIPVPPNCIRPSLVSDLKAGTNEDYLTMKLSEIALINDVIRKNIGVNVQLYMEHWDFLQLHCALYINSEISGIPLHMQPKKSGRGLVQRLKGKQGRFRGNLSGKRVDFTARTVISPDPNLRIEQVGVPIHVAMTLTYPEMVHSANIELMRQLVRNGTDVYPGANFIQYKNSQAGKRYLKYSDQKKIADNLQYGDIVERHLRDDDIVLFNRQPSLHKLSIMSHRTKVSTTHRTFKFNECVCTPYNADFDGDEMNLHVPQTEEARAEAQILLANKSNLVTPRNGELLIGATQDFITGAYMLTHKNSFFSLTQVTELMFCFMAAPDDTMSITLPKPAILKPMKLWTGKQIFSLIMRPSAECPVKINLKTSGKTYTSNEEFCVNDSYVIIRNSELLAGTMDKSTMGSGSKQNIFYVALRDWSENVATTAMWRLARLSTAFNIIKGVSLGIVDILATTHLLQAKEKMLNARYLKCNEYIELMEDGRLVCRPGYSKEETLETKILNELSAIRDNIGKVCLKELLPSNIALIMALCGSKGSFINISQMIACLSQQAINGQRVQNGFEHRTLPLFPQQLKTPQAKGFVQNSFLTGLSAGEFYFHAMAGREGLTDTAVKTAETGYMQRRLMKSLEDLCIHYDMTVRNSMHSIIQVPYGGDGLDPTYMEGKDCPVDYKRLYDHIRAKLPYKNEEPLDGANVINATNEMLASEEYECLSVEFKQELTAFLKSMARKIVRYRQNVKTDSSVTTQLERLTVSQLVEFIHTCKEKYMKAIIEPGTAVGALAAQSIGEPGTQMTLKTFHFAGVAAMNITQGVPRIKEIINASPKISTPVITVSLINETDPVFAAQVKARIEKTTLKDILEYFDEVYLYNEHFFIMQLDMKRIKCLQLEVDVNSISYVICTSKLKLTPKNVRVINESTIIIQPNSQKECVSFPFSQLRNAIPNIVIKGLPSVSRVVVDNVDIGGRTKYTLFVEGDNFREVMATRGVLGEKTTSNNTIEVYKTLGIEAARTTIMTEIKSVMENHGINIDRRHLMLLADLMTSTGEVLGITRQGLAKMKESVLNLASFEKTADHLFDAAYYGQKDIICGVSESIIMGIPIPAGTGTFKLLYKTEKDELIKRELLFDNPQFHKLFYQGRRRQRIRPREVLQEIS from the exons atggttAAAGAACAATTCAGAGAGACGAACATTGCCAGTGAAGT ggCCAATATATCCTTTGGAGTAGACAGTATGCACGACATGCTTCTACAAGCCAATGTAGAAGTTATAGcaaaaaatttgtacaatgaAGACACCTCACGGACTCCCATTCAACATGGAGCACTGGATAGACGTATG GGTGCAAGTTCCATGAATACTGGGCATGAATGTAAGACCTGTGGGAAGAAATTGAACGATTGCATGGGACATTTCGGTTACTTGAATCTGGAACTGCCAGTTTTTCATGTCGGCTACTTTAAATCCATCGTTCAAATCCTACAAATGATTTGCAAG AGATGCGCCCATATTCTGCTAACACCagaggaaaagaaattttatttacgtaaAGTACAAAAGCCAAGTCTGACATACTTGGAGCGCAAGGCATTGCGTAAGAAAGTTTGGGAGAAAGCAAAGAAAAGGACAGAATGTCCGAATTGCAAATCGAACAATGGCCCTGTTAAAAAAGCTAgtttccttaaaattatacatgaaaagtataaaaatttgaagaaaacGGATCCTGTTGTTCAAGACAAATTGTCCGAGTTCAGTACAATAATGGAACGTGACAGAGAATTTCAGAGTATAGTGGATCAAAATTATAGATCGGTATTAACTGAAACACTGTATCCAAATATG GTTAGAAAACTCTTTAGTAGAATCCCAGACGGTGATATTTATCTTTTGCTGATGAATCCCGACTCTGGATCGCCAGTAGATTTAATATTGACGAGAATTCCTGTGCCACCGAACTGTATCAGACCTAGTCTCGTGTCTGACCTAAAAGCTGGTACCAATGAAGATTATCTGACAATGAAATTATCGGAAATAGCGCTCATCAATGATGTTATTCGCAAAAACATTGGCGTTAACGTGCAACTGTACATGGAACATTGGGACTTCCTCCAGTTGCATTGCGCTCTTTACATCAACAGCGAAATATCTGGAATTCCTCTTCATATGCAA CCAAAAAAATCTGGTAGAGGACTAGTTCAAAGACTGAAAGGGAAACAAGGTCGTTTCCGGGGTAATTTATCTGGCAAACGTGTCGATTTCACTGCTCGCACAGTGATCTCTCCTGATCCAAATCTCCGAATAGAACAA GTCGGCGTTCCTATACACGTCGCGATGACCTTGACGTATCCTGAAATGGTTCATTCGGCGAATATAGAATTAATGCGCCAGTTAGTCAGAAATGGTACGGACGTGTATCCCGGTgctaattttatacaatacaaGAATTCGCAGGCCGGCAAACGGTACCTTAAGTATTCTGATCAGAAAAAGATTGCCGACAATTTACAG TACGGAGACATCGTTGAGCGACATCTCAGAGACGACGACATAGTACTGTTTAATCGGCAACCGTCCCTGCACAAATTGAGTATAATGTCGCACAGGACCAAAGTGTCGACGACGCATCGAACGTTCAAGTTCAACGAATGCGTCTGCACGCCGTACAACGCGGATTTCGATGGTGACGAGATGAATCTCCACGTACCGCAGACGGAAGAAGCCAGAGCGGAAGCACAGATTTTGCTGGCT AACAAATCGAATCTGGTTACACCTCGCAACGGCGAACTGCTGATAGGAGCGACACAGGATTTCATCACCGGCGCTTACATGCTGACGCATAAGAACTCGTTTTTCAGTCTAACGCAAGTTACCGAATTAATGTTTTGCTTCATGGCCGCTCCGGATGACACTATGAGCATAACTCTCCCCAAGCCTGCGATCTTAAAACCGATGAAATTGTGGACCGGCAAACAGATATTCAGTCTGATTATGCGACCGAGTGCGGAGTGTCCTGTCAAGATAAATCTAAAGACCAGCGGCAAGACTTACACGAGTAACGAGGAATTTTGCGTTAACGATTCCT ATGTTATCATTCGCAATTCCGAGCTTCTTGCTGGAACGATGGATAAATCTACGATGGGCTCGGGATCGAAGCAGAACATATTTTACGTTGCGCTGCGCGACTGGAGCGAGAATGTCGCCACTACGGCCATGTGGCGCTTAGCGAGATTGTCGACTGCTTTTAACATAATCAAAGGTGTCTCTCTCGGTATAGTGGATATCCTGGCCACTACGCATCTCCTTCAGGCCAAAGAGAAAATGCTGAACGCTCG ttaCTTGAAGTGCAACGAATACATTGAATTGATGGAGGATGGCCGTCTAGTTTGCCGACCTGGCTATTCGAAAGAGGAAACTCTGGAAACGAAGATATTAAACGAGCTCTCAGCGATTCGTGATAACATCGGTAAAGTCTGCTTGAAGGAGCTGTTGCCTTCGAATATTGCTCTGATCATGGCGCTCTGTGGCAGTAAAGGCAGTTTTATCAACATCTCACAGATGATTG CTTGCCTGAGTCAACAAGCTATCAACGGACAGAGAGTGCAGAATGGATTTGAACATCGTACTCTGCCTCTGTTTCCGCAACAATTGAAGACTCCGCAGGCTAAGGGTTTCGTGCAGAATTCCTTCTTAACTGGATTATCTGCGGGGGAATTTTACTTCCACGCGATGGCTGGACGAGAAGGGTTAACAGATACCGCTGTAAAGACTGCAGAGACTGGGTACATGCAGAGACGATTGATGAAGAGCTTGGAAGATCTGTGCATTCATTACGACATGACGGTGCGTAACTCAATGCACAGTATCATACAGGTTCCATACGGTGGAGACGGATTGGATCCTACTTACATGGAAG gtAAAGACTGTCCGGTAGATTATAAGAGATTATACGATCACATAAGAGCAAAGTTACCATATAAAAACGAGGAACCCTTGGACGGTGCTAATGTAATCAATGCCACAAACGAGATGTTAGCTTCCGAGGAGTACGAGTGCCTGAGTGTGGAATTTAAGCAAGAACTCAC CGCCTTTCTGAAATCAATGGCGCGGAAAATAGTACGTTACCGGCAAAATGTTAAGACGGATTCGTCGGTGACGACGCAACTGGAACGTTTGACCGTTTCACAATTGGTGGAGTTTATCCATACGTGCAAAGAGAAGTACATGAAAGCTATAATAGAGCCAGGCACGGCTGTAGGCGCGCTCGCCGCGCAAAGTATCGGCGAGCCGGGCACTCAAATGACCCTGAAAACATTTCACTTTGCCGGCGTAGCGGCCATGAACATCACGCAGGGTGTGCCGCGTAtcaaggaaattattaatgccAGTCCAAAGATCAGTACACCAGTTATAACAGTGTCATtg ATAAATGAAACAGATCCGGTATTCGCCGCGCAAGTTAAAGCAAGAATCGAAAAGACAACTTTGAAAGATATACTGGAATATTTCGACGaagtatatttgtataatgagcatttctttattatgcaaTTGGACATGAAGAGAATTAAATGTCTACAGTTAGAGGTAGACGTTAATTCAATAAGCTACGT AATTTGCACatcgaaattgaaattaacGCCGAAGAATGTACGCGTAATAAACGAGTCGACTATTATTATTCAACCAAATTCACAAAAGGAATGCGTCAGTTTTCCGTTTTCTCAACTGCGAAATGCCATTCCAAATATTGTGATAAAg GGCCTGCCATCTGTCTCTAGAGTAGTCGTAGATAATGTGGACATCGGTGGCAGAACGAAGTATACATTGTTTGTCGAGGGAGATAATTTTAGAGAGGTCATGGCGACACGTGGCGTCCTAGGCGAAAAGACGACGTCGAATAATACGATAGAA gtATACAAAACGCTCGGAATAGAAGCTGCGAGAACGACTATCATGACAGAGATCAAATCGGTAATGGAGAATCATGGAATCAATATTGATCGTCGACACCTAATGCTTTTAGCGGATTTGATGACAAGTACAGGAGAAGTGCTTGGTATTACGAGACAAGGTTTGGCGAAGATGAAAGAGTCAGTCTTAAATTTAGCATCG TTTGAGAAAACAGCTGATCATTTATTCGATGCAGCTTATTATGGACAAAAGGATATTATATGCGGCGTATCGGAATCAATTATAATGGGTATTCCAATTCCAGCAGGCACAGGCACCTTCAAACTTCTTTACAA gaCAGAGAAGGATGAATTAATCAAAAGGGAACTTCTGTTTGATAATCCGCAATTTCACAAATTATTTTACCAAGGAAGACGACGTCAACGAATCCGACCACGAGAAGTATTACAGGAGATTTCATAA
- the LOC105276896 gene encoding motile sperm domain-containing protein 1 isoform X1, with the protein MSPSLATTPRKLPIFVLPQNITFYLDDQSTHKQVLTLYNLYDFPMKFKVLCTAPNKYQVVDPEGIIKAKSCVDIVIRHTALLASNCNVVDKFRIHMQEYPTKQIIGKRDVEAKLLSGVTDAAGRSTPDPDMFQQLPINENRQQQSYELISRNKTLNRGTNYVALIAGIICIVGLLLPTEGDQSQRLPDYLHLSVNFKLIFSFVLGMVANIVLGL; encoded by the exons ATGTCACCGTCATTAGCAACCACACCACGGAAGTTACCAATTTTTGTGCTTCcacaaaatattacattttatttagatgATCAATCTACTCACAAACAAGTACTAACTTTGTACAATCTATATGACTTTCCCATGAAGTTTAAAG ttttgtgTACCGCACCGAACAAATATCAAGTTGTTGATCCGGAAGGTATAATAAAAGCCAAGTCTTGCGTTGACATTGTTATCCGACATACAGCGTTGTTGGCAAGTAATTGCAATGTCGTCGACAAATTCAGGATACACATGCAAGAATATCCTACCAAACAg ATAATCGGCAAGAGGGACGTGGAAGCTAAACTTCTCTCAGGAGTAACAGATGCAGCTGGGAGATCGACACCAGATCCGGACatgtttcagcaacttccgaTCAATGAAAACAGGCAGCAGCAATCCTACGAGCTCATAAGTCGAAATAAAACGTTGAATA GAGGTACGAATTATGTAGCACTTATCGCAGGAATTATATGCATAGTTGGACTGTTATTGCCTACTGAGGGAGATCAGAGCCAAAGGTTGCCGGATTACCTCCATCTTTCtgtgaattttaaattaattttctcatttgtCCTAG GTATGGTTGCAAATATTGTCTTAGGTTTATAA
- the LOC105276630 gene encoding uncharacterized protein LOC105276630, with translation MTHAIWFAQYRGDGCFYIGMGGKSAKPKIPSYEPYQCCPAKLAHGTKVAKVTKSPIAKDKGKFQDTGRMDKPQLPALKPINKLTAKESKKSATISPRVDNDAKELKPKAKRGFFGSVVAGIPYLMKI, from the exons ATGACACATGCGATATGGTTCGCACAATATCGTG GCGACGGCTGTTTCTACATCGGGATGGGAGGTAAAAGCGCGAAACCCAAGATTCCCTCCTATGAGCCTTACCAGTGCTGTCCCGCCAAGCTCGCCCACGGCACCAAGGTCGCCAAGGTCACCAAAAGCCCGATTGCCAAGGACAAGGGCAAATTTCAAGATACCGGCAGAATGGATAAGCCACAACTGCCGGCTTTGAAACCGATAAACAAGCTCACGGCCAAGGAGAGCAAAAAATCAGCGACGATATCACCGAGAGTCGACAACGATGCGAAGGAACTCAAACCTAAGGCCAAAAGAGGATTTTTCGGAAGCG TTGTGGCTGGAATTCCTTACCTAATGAAGATCTAA
- the LOC105276118 gene encoding eukaryotic translation initiation factor 4E type 2 has protein sequence MSNKFETTYRLKATEDSDEETQSKNNQKVEKGLLPPIEINPNEHKLQYAYALWYSRRSPGKQTSIQSYDQNLKLIGRFASVEQFWGLYSHLVRPSELTTHTDFHLFKVGIKPMWEDEANQKGGKWIVRLRKGLVSRCWENLILAMLGEQFMVGEEICGAVVSIRFQEDIICVWNKTASDVATTARIRDTLRRVLHLPASASMEYKTHNESLKNVHRL, from the exons atgtctaataaatttgaaac TACTTACAGATTGAAGGCTACCGAGGACAGTGACGAGGAGACCCAATCAAAGAATAATCAAAAAGTTGAAAAGGGTCTACTA CCTCCAATAGAAATAAATCCAAACGAGCACAAACTACAATATGCTTATGCACTCTGGTACAGTCGACGTAGCCCTGGCAAACAGACCAGCATACAGAGTTATGACCAAAATTTGAAGCTGATCGGCAGGTTTGCGAGCGTGGAGCAATTTTGGGGTCTTTATAGTCATCTAGTACGACCTTCGGAGCTTACGACACATACAGATTTTCACCTTTTTAAAGTCGGCATAAAACCTATGTGGGAa GATGAAGCGAATCAAAAAGGTGGAAAGTGGATAGTAAGATTACGAAAAGGTTTAGTATCTAGATGTTGGGAAAATCTTATACTGGCAATGTTAGGAGAACAATTTATGGTGGGAGAAGAAATTTGCGGTGCTGTTGTGTCTATAAGGTTTCAG GAGGATATAATATGCGTTTGGAATAAGACTGCGTCCGATGTGGCGACAACAGCGCGAATCAGAGATACGTTAAGAAGAGTGTTACATCTTCCAGCTAGTGCCTCTATGGAGTACAAAACCCATAATGAGAGTTTGAAGAATGTACATCGGCTCTAA
- the LOC105276037 gene encoding uncharacterized protein LOC105276037, whose product MRIRQKKQLPYEPVVVTLSQGSYRIIMASYNEQKEDELVSAAAAKVEAEQQALLIASLQEEIKMLKKKLLKTSSPSTPSLTPTPPSISTSTSVPAPTPTPTSEPISTPTPTLALVPVPTPALDSATSSVSTLISTETPIRPKRWKRAGRQVRERREAREAARKVRGDRNIRHTYTFYL is encoded by the exons ATGAGAATTCGCCAGAAAAAACAATTGCCGTACGAGCCGGTCGTGGTTACGTTATCACAAGGATCATATCGTATCATCATGGCCTCGTATAACGAAC AAAAGGAGGACGAGTTAGTTTCGGCGGCGGCTGCTAAAGTAGAAGCCGAGCAGCAAGCATTGTTGATTGCTTCTCTGCAGGAAGAAatcaaaatgttaaaaaagaaattactaAAAACGTCATCGCCATCCACACCATCACTAACACCTACGCCGCCATCGATCTCGACATCAACCTCGGTACCCGCACCGACACCGACACCGACATCGGAACCAATATCAACACCGACACCGACACTAGCACTGGTACCGGTACCGACACCGGCATTAGATTCGGCGACGTCATCGGTATCGACATTAATATCAACAGAGACACCGATACGAC CCAAAAGATGGAAACGTGCCGGTCGCCAGGTCCGTGAACGCCGTGAAGCTCGTGAAGCTGCTCGTAAAGTTCGTGGTGACCGAAACATTCGTCATACTTAtacgttttatctttaa
- the LOC105275976 gene encoding uncharacterized protein LOC105275976 → MTTKMAFNPMKWKARTVMYGILGVLSFYALFIHKVTYQVIFEATINNSNPKHVWEFVADFSNMKKLNPTIEDFNIIAESGNYDHWKYTVQYTEHLSHLPMIRNVAHGHYAVRPDNNGYVISSKHRTCFFFDFNCLESVSQFRFDEDGTVDTKCIETVQYECPIAFSPLCHREVMYQRREIMKRLKLKFTESHNKED, encoded by the exons ATGACAACG AAAATGGCTTTTAATCCCATGAAATGGAAAGCAAGGACCGTCATGTACGGTATTCTTGGCGTTTTATCTTTTTACGCGTTGTTCATTCACAAAGTAACATATCAAGTGATATTCGAGGCCACGATAAATAATTCGAATCCCAAGCACGTTTGGGAATTTGTGGCTGATTTCAGCAACATGAAGAAATTGAATCCAACAAT AGAAgactttaatataattgcgGAAAGCGGGAATTACGATCATTGGAAATACACTGTGCAATACACCGAACATTTAAGTCATTTGCCGATGATCCGTAACGTAGCACACGGACATTACGCTGTAAGACCAGATAATAATGGCTACGTCATCAGTTCCAAGCATCGAACGTGTTTCTTCTTCGACTTCAATTGTT TGGAATCTGTTTCGCAATTCAGATTCGATGAGGACGGCACTGTCGATACAAAATGTATCGAGACTGTGCAGTATGAATGTCCAATTGCGTTCTCACCTTTGTGCCATAGGGAAGTCATGTATCAACGGAGAGAGATCATGAAGAGGCTCAAGTTGAAATTTACTGAAAGCCATAACAAGGAGGATTGA
- the LOC105276896 gene encoding motile sperm domain-containing protein 1 isoform X2 yields MSPSLATTPRKLPIFVLPQNITFYLDDQSTHKQVLTLYNLYDFPMKFKVLCTAPNKYQVVDPEGIIKAKSCVDIVIRHTALLASNCNVVDKFRIHMQEYPTKQIIGKRDVEAKLLSGVTDAAGRSTPDPDMFQQLPINENRQQQSYELISRNKTLNRGTNYVALIAGIICIVGLLLPTEGDQSQRLPDYLHLSVNFKLIFSFVLGRILR; encoded by the exons ATGTCACCGTCATTAGCAACCACACCACGGAAGTTACCAATTTTTGTGCTTCcacaaaatattacattttatttagatgATCAATCTACTCACAAACAAGTACTAACTTTGTACAATCTATATGACTTTCCCATGAAGTTTAAAG ttttgtgTACCGCACCGAACAAATATCAAGTTGTTGATCCGGAAGGTATAATAAAAGCCAAGTCTTGCGTTGACATTGTTATCCGACATACAGCGTTGTTGGCAAGTAATTGCAATGTCGTCGACAAATTCAGGATACACATGCAAGAATATCCTACCAAACAg ATAATCGGCAAGAGGGACGTGGAAGCTAAACTTCTCTCAGGAGTAACAGATGCAGCTGGGAGATCGACACCAGATCCGGACatgtttcagcaacttccgaTCAATGAAAACAGGCAGCAGCAATCCTACGAGCTCATAAGTCGAAATAAAACGTTGAATA GAGGTACGAATTATGTAGCACTTATCGCAGGAATTATATGCATAGTTGGACTGTTATTGCCTACTGAGGGAGATCAGAGCCAAAGGTTGCCGGATTACCTCCATCTTTCtgtgaattttaaattaattttctcatttgtCCTAG GTAGAATCTTAAGGTAA
- the LOC105275916 gene encoding LOW QUALITY PROTEIN: parkin coregulated gene protein homolog (The sequence of the model RefSeq protein was modified relative to this genomic sequence to represent the inferred CDS: deleted 2 bases in 1 codon) has translation MVSENEFWSEIRKDIPRYKKRKPRVVPAFTIQALQENTVVAKPPRCRLYKPRPPKPSTFRKFYKRGVFPISLENDGYNQKIKWKISSDSVSANIEDLDFHHYLPMFFDGLTETEQPYKFLVEQGIADMLEHGGPKILPVVPQLIIPIKNALNTRMPEIICATMKALQRLVRSADCVGEALVPYFRQILPIPNLLKDRNGKRARLILFVCTRMKIKFLAIPVNLGEGIDYSQQRGENAADVIQETLEILERYGGEDAFINIKYMVPTYESCMMN, from the exons ATGGTTAGTGAAAATGAATTCTGGTCTGAGATTCGCAAGGATATACCACGATACAAAAAGAGGAAACCACGGGTTGTTCCAGCCTTCACTATTCAAGCCTTGCAG GAAAATACGGTCGTCGCGAAACCGCCACGGTGCCGATTGTACAAACCACGTCCCCCAAAACCGTCGACTTTCCGAAAGTTTTACAAACGCGGTGTGTTTCCCATTTCTCTGGAGAACGACGGCTACAATCAGAAAATCAAGTGGAAG ATTAGTAGTGATAGCGTCTCCGCGAACATAGAGGACTTGGATTTCCATCATTATCTACCGATGTTCTTCGACGGATTAACGGAGACGGAACAACCCTACAAGTTTCTGGTAGAGCAAGGAATAGCGGATATGTTGGAACATGGTGGTCCAAAGATATTGCCCGTCGTACCTCAACTGATCATTCCCATCAAGA ATGCCTTGAACACCAGAATGCCCGAGATAATATGTGCTACGATGAAAGCGCTTCAGCGTTTAGTACGCTCAGCTGATTGCGTTGGCGAAGCTTTAGTTCCATATTTCAGGCAAATTTTGCCGATTCCGAATTTACTGAAAGACAGGAACGGTAAGCGTGCACGCTTAATTCTCTTT GTTTGTAcgagaatgaaaataaaatttctcgcaATTCCAGTAAATCTTGGAGAAGGTATTGATTATTCTCAGCAGAGAGGAGAGAATGCAGCGGACGTTATACAGGAAACTCTTGAAATATTGGAAAGATACGGTGGTGAAGATGCTttcataaatatcaaatacatGGTTCCCACTTATGAATCTTGTATGATGAATTAA